In a genomic window of Helianthus annuus cultivar XRQ/B chromosome 10, HanXRQr2.0-SUNRISE, whole genome shotgun sequence:
- the LOC110882044 gene encoding proline-rich receptor-like protein kinase PERK2 has protein sequence MENSSNLEKQPETSTEQTQFTPTPTQPSPNTFIPSEQQPQTTQAASPLPSIPPPPFPDLDNMPPLTTQPISFQYPTYTQTSSIQHSSPYVRIVDDQSTVLPNQAQPVNSSTSIYLPTQPSHYQPAQHQRFSFRPSILEQGNSPRDFGDDYDEYDNYGNQAERQGMQLGNYKGNMGSRVLEQGNQNVLGYQTVLQQQQVPYQQP, from the coding sequence ATGGAGAATTCAAGCAACCTCGAGAAACAACCCGAAACTTCAACTGAACAAACTCAATTCACCCCGACTCCTACACAGCCATCACCCAACACCTTTATACCGTctgaacaacaaccacaaacCACCCAAGCTGCTTCTCCACTTCCATCtataccaccaccaccattcccGGATTTAGACAACATGCCACCCCTCACAACTCAACCAATATCATTCCAATACCCAACATACACCCAAACTTCTAGCATTCAACATTCTTCACCATACGTGAGGATCGTTGATGATCAGAGCACCGTCCTACCTAATCAAGCACAACCCGTTAACTCATCCACTTCAATTTATTTACCGACACAACCATCCCATTACCAACCAGCTCAGCATCAACGGTTCTCTTTCAGACCTTCAATACTTGAGCAAGGGAATAGTCCAAGGGATTTTGGGGATGATTACGATGAGTATGATAATTACGGTAATCAAGCTGAGCGGCAAGGAATGCAATTGGGTAATTACAAAGGGAATATGGGATCGAGAGTATTAGAACAGGGGAATCAGAATGTTTTGGGTTATCAAACGGTTTTGCAGCAACAACAAGTTCCATATCAACAACCGTAG